The following proteins are encoded in a genomic region of Lactiplantibacillus plantarum:
- the yidA gene encoding sugar-phosphatase: MENIKMIAIDIDGTLVNSKKQVTLRVKQAIKMAKEKKIKVVICTGRPLTGVKALLQELELDAQDDQYVVCFGGAATYTTSGELIDERPISYEDYIDLEALARKLRLHFHAVSEDRLYTADRNIGDYTLYEANLVSMGISYRTPEEMRNIKLIKSMYVDEPEVLDAAIKQQKLFEPLKKQVTFTKSAPFYYEANTNGVSKGNALQVLCEKLSLTAANVMAIGDEANDLSMIKFAGHGVAMGNAIPEVKQVADEITVDNEHDGVAKAIEAITR, encoded by the coding sequence ATGGAAAATATTAAGATGATTGCGATTGATATCGATGGCACACTAGTTAATTCAAAAAAGCAGGTGACATTGCGAGTCAAGCAAGCGATTAAAATGGCGAAGGAAAAGAAGATTAAAGTGGTTATCTGCACGGGACGGCCATTAACAGGTGTTAAAGCATTGTTGCAGGAGTTGGAACTCGATGCTCAAGATGATCAATACGTTGTTTGTTTTGGCGGTGCTGCAACCTACACAACTAGTGGCGAACTGATTGATGAACGACCGATTAGTTATGAAGATTATATTGACTTGGAAGCCCTAGCACGTAAGTTACGCTTGCATTTTCACGCGGTATCTGAGGATCGGCTGTATACGGCCGACCGTAATATTGGTGATTATACACTCTATGAAGCTAATCTCGTTTCAATGGGTATCTCATATCGGACGCCAGAAGAGATGCGGAATATTAAACTGATTAAATCGATGTATGTTGATGAACCTGAAGTTTTAGACGCCGCCATTAAACAGCAAAAACTATTTGAACCGTTGAAAAAGCAGGTTACTTTCACGAAAAGTGCACCATTTTATTACGAGGCCAACACTAATGGTGTTAGTAAGGGCAACGCTTTGCAAGTACTCTGTGAAAAGTTAAGTTTGACTGCTGCCAACGTGATGGCAATTGGTGATGAAGCTAATGATTTGAGCATGATTAAGTTTGCAGGACATGGAGTAGCGATGGGCAACGCTATTCCTGAAGTGAAGCAAGTGGCTGATGAAATAACTGTCGATAATGAACATGATGGGGTTGCAAAGGCTATTGAAGCAATCACGAGATAA
- the bsh gene encoding choloylglycine hydrolase, with the protein MCTAITYQSYNNYFGRNFDYEISYNEMVTITPRKYPLVFRKVENLDHHYAIIGITADVESYPLYYDAMNEKGLCIAGLNFAGYADYKKYDADKVNITPFELIPWLLGQFSSVREVKKNIQKLNLININFSEQLPLSPLHWLVADKQESIVIESVKEGLKIYDNPVGVLTNNPNFDYQLFNLNNYRALSNSTPQNSFSEKVDLDSYSRGMGGLGLPGDLSSMSRFVRAAFTKLNSLPMQTETGSVSQFFHILGSVEQQKGLCEVTKGKYEYTIYSSCCDMDKGVYYYRTYNNSQINSVNLSHEHLDTTELISYPLRSEAQYYAVN; encoded by the coding sequence ATGTGTACTGCCATAACTTATCAATCTTATAATAATTACTTCGGTAGAAATTTCGATTATGAAATTTCATACAATGAAATGGTTACGATTACGCCTAGAAAATATCCACTAGTATTTCGTAAGGTGGAGAACTTAGATCACCATTATGCAATAATTGGAATTACTGCTGATGTAGAAAGCTACCCACTTTACTACGATGCGATGAATGAAAAAGGATTGTGTATTGCGGGATTGAATTTTGCAGGTTATGCTGATTATAAAAAATATGATGCTGATAAAGTTAATATCACACCATTTGAATTAATTCCTTGGTTATTGGGACAATTTTCAAGTGTTAGAGAAGTGAAAAAGAACATACAAAAACTAAACTTGATTAATATTAATTTTAGTGAACAATTACCATTATCACCGCTACATTGGTTGGTTGCTGATAAACAGGAATCGATAGTTATTGAAAGTGTTAAAGAAGGACTAAAAATTTACGACAATCCAGTAGGTGTGTTAACAAACAATCCTAATTTTGACTACCAATTATTTAATTTGAACAACTATCGTGCGTTATCAAATAGCACGCCCCAAAATAGTTTTTCAGAAAAAGTGGATTTAGATAGTTATAGTAGAGGAATGGGCGGACTAGGATTACCTGGAGACTTGTCCTCAATGTCTAGATTTGTTAGAGCCGCTTTTACTAAATTAAACTCGTTGCCGATGCAGACAGAGACTGGCAGTGTTAGTCAGTTTTTCCATATACTAGGGTCTGTAGAACAACAAAAAGGGCTTTGTGAAGTCACTAAAGGAAAGTACGAATATACAATCTATTCTTCTTGTTGTGATATGGACAAGGGAGTTTATTACTATAGAACTTATAACAATAGTCAAATTAACAGTGTCAATTTAAGCCATGAGCACTTGGATACGACTGAATTAATTTCTTATCCATTACGATCAGAAGCACAGTACTATGCAGTTAACTAA
- a CDS encoding glycoside hydrolase family 31 protein yields the protein MSALPSYTQNGQTITFAFAQPLQLTIVTSEIIRVFINRGEQGESYAIEGHKIQATDFTIESAGDHYIIRTSALTIHLDSERHLDTFDKDGNALITDYRGERIHLKGVDKVHERLVEAEGHSVTKAPTKSDQGYYEIIKSLAPDEYLYGLGDKTGYLNKRGFAYDNWNVDNPAPQLEILPNIYKSIPVMLGLKNGHPYGIFFDNTYQSHLDMGKESNHYYFYSAVQGNLDYYIIGGTTLKDIVTNYTYLTGRTPLPQKWTLGYQQSRWGYSASQEEVQAIADNLAKYDLPCDAIHFDVDYMDGYRVFTWDKDKYQGNPKKFITKLNQQGLKVIPIIDPGVKQDSDYHIYAEGLKKGYFVKSADGDVYINKVWPGNAAFPDFGRPEVRQWWANNGKFLTDLGVAGIWIDMNEPATFEGPIPDDVVFNDQDTPSTHKKMHNVYGHNMAKATYAGLKEQTGNRPFVITRAAYAGTQKYSTVWTGDNRSMWPHIQMMIPQLCNLGLSGFSFTGTDIGGFASDTTSELLTRWIEGAIFSPLLRNHAALGTRQQEPWAFGEPTLNIYRKYLKLRYRLIPYLYDLFAKETKTGLPIMRPVVLNYDQDPRVRDLNDEYMVGDDILVAPVVQKSQFKRLVYLPAGNWVDFWNGAEYAGNQDIVVDTPLDKLPLFVKQNTILPWGPAVSHISDEPLKAMTFRVFGTQGTYQHYQDNGRDFKYQSGEWNNYTITVDHNKVNVQLTHHGYQPVYQQITVELSDHVVKLTYDNDSSCYRE from the coding sequence ATGAGTGCATTACCAAGTTACACACAGAACGGCCAAACGATCACGTTTGCTTTCGCCCAACCATTACAATTAACTATTGTTACGTCGGAAATCATCCGCGTCTTTATTAATCGCGGTGAGCAAGGTGAATCCTATGCAATTGAGGGTCATAAAATTCAGGCGACTGATTTCACTATTGAAAGTGCTGGTGATCATTACATTATCCGGACATCAGCTTTAACGATTCACCTCGATTCCGAACGGCATCTTGATACCTTTGATAAAGATGGCAATGCCTTGATTACCGATTATCGTGGCGAACGCATTCACTTGAAAGGCGTCGACAAAGTCCATGAACGATTAGTTGAGGCAGAAGGCCATTCAGTGACTAAGGCACCTACTAAATCTGATCAAGGTTACTACGAAATCATTAAATCGCTAGCACCTGATGAATATCTTTATGGACTTGGTGACAAGACCGGATATCTGAACAAACGTGGTTTTGCCTATGATAATTGGAACGTTGATAACCCCGCTCCCCAGCTGGAGATCCTACCTAATATTTACAAGTCAATCCCAGTGATGTTGGGGCTAAAAAATGGACATCCTTACGGTATCTTCTTCGACAATACCTACCAGAGCCATTTAGATATGGGTAAGGAAAGCAACCATTACTACTTTTATTCAGCTGTCCAAGGTAACCTCGACTACTACATTATTGGTGGTACCACGTTAAAAGACATTGTCACCAATTACACCTACTTAACTGGTCGAACGCCACTACCTCAAAAGTGGACGCTCGGTTACCAACAATCACGGTGGGGTTACAGTGCTAGTCAAGAAGAAGTGCAAGCAATTGCAGATAACCTTGCAAAGTACGACTTACCATGCGATGCGATTCACTTTGACGTCGATTACATGGATGGTTATCGGGTCTTCACCTGGGACAAGGATAAATACCAGGGTAATCCCAAGAAGTTTATTACCAAGTTGAACCAACAGGGTCTCAAGGTCATCCCAATCATCGATCCCGGTGTTAAACAAGATTCTGACTATCACATTTATGCCGAGGGTCTTAAAAAAGGCTATTTCGTTAAATCTGCTGACGGTGATGTCTATATTAACAAAGTATGGCCAGGTAACGCTGCTTTTCCAGACTTCGGTCGTCCAGAAGTTCGTCAGTGGTGGGCTAACAACGGTAAATTTTTAACTGATTTAGGTGTCGCTGGTATTTGGATCGATATGAACGAACCCGCTACGTTCGAAGGTCCGATTCCAGATGACGTGGTCTTTAATGATCAAGACACGCCTTCAACACATAAGAAGATGCATAACGTTTATGGCCATAATATGGCTAAAGCAACCTATGCTGGACTAAAAGAGCAAACTGGCAACCGACCATTTGTCATCACACGGGCAGCTTACGCCGGAACTCAGAAATACTCGACTGTTTGGACCGGTGACAACCGCAGTATGTGGCCACATATCCAAATGATGATCCCACAACTCTGCAATCTAGGATTAAGTGGCTTTAGTTTTACTGGAACTGACATTGGTGGCTTTGCCTCAGACACGACATCTGAATTACTGACACGGTGGATTGAAGGGGCAATTTTCAGTCCACTGTTACGGAACCATGCAGCATTAGGGACTCGCCAACAAGAACCATGGGCATTTGGCGAGCCAACGTTAAACATTTATCGCAAGTATCTCAAATTGCGTTATCGTCTGATTCCTTATCTATACGATTTATTTGCTAAGGAAACCAAAACTGGCTTACCAATCATGCGTCCCGTTGTCTTAAACTACGATCAGGACCCTCGTGTACGCGACTTGAATGACGAATACATGGTTGGTGACGACATACTAGTTGCCCCCGTTGTTCAAAAATCTCAATTTAAGCGGTTAGTTTATTTACCAGCTGGGAACTGGGTTGATTTTTGGAACGGTGCTGAGTATGCCGGTAATCAGGATATTGTAGTCGATACCCCACTCGATAAACTACCATTATTTGTAAAACAAAACACCATTTTGCCATGGGGACCCGCTGTTAGCCACATTAGCGATGAACCGTTGAAAGCGATGACGTTTAGAGTATTTGGTACTCAAGGGACCTACCAACACTATCAAGATAATGGACGTGACTTTAAGTATCAGTCAGGTGAATGGAACAATTACACAATTACCGTTGATCATAACAAGGTTAATGTGCAACTCACTCATCACGGTTATCAACCAGTTTATCAGCAGATCACAGTTGAATTGTCTGATCATGTTGTTAAACTCACTTACGATAATGACAGTAGCTGTTATCGAGAATAG
- a CDS encoding SLC45 family MFS transporter — MNQPAVHPNKPIADVSSKPKTSTIANSLPNLPLKTIFAITFGFCGVNMAFSLQSSQMSRIFQTIGADPTKLGLFFILPPLAGLFVQPLVGKYSDRTWTRFGRRMPYLLFSAPLAALVMVLLPNAGSFGFGYASTAALLFGAIAILFMDLSSNVCMQPFRMIIGDMVNENQKDKAWSWQQAFSNLGGVLATILPFVLTYFGVANTAQKGVVPLSVRIAFYIGAIILLGISAYTIHTVKEYDPDTYALYHHIDPEQHKHTKPIWQLVKEAPKAFWEVALVQLFAWIGIQYMWTYTTGAIAENVWHTTNAASAGYQAAGNWYGILTFIQSMAAVLYGFLVLSRTNPYKRKFWYRFGLASFAVGLVWVFFIHNQYLLIAPFCLIGIGFFTVHVEPFNIFTSSLDGANEGSYIGIFNGTICLPQILASVASFMVFKFVGNSMPGMMLIAGISMFIAVLAISIIKQDKPQEDLSENPTK, encoded by the coding sequence ATGAACCAACCTGCAGTACACCCGAATAAACCAATCGCTGATGTTTCCAGTAAGCCTAAGACATCCACTATTGCTAATTCGCTGCCCAACCTCCCATTAAAAACCATCTTTGCAATTACCTTTGGTTTTTGTGGGGTTAATATGGCCTTCTCATTACAATCATCACAGATGAGTCGGATTTTCCAAACCATTGGCGCTGATCCGACCAAACTAGGACTCTTCTTCATTCTGCCACCATTGGCTGGATTATTCGTCCAACCACTAGTCGGTAAATACTCTGATCGAACTTGGACGCGCTTTGGTCGTAGAATGCCCTACTTACTATTCAGCGCACCATTAGCGGCGTTGGTCATGGTGTTATTACCAAATGCTGGTTCATTCGGCTTTGGCTACGCTTCAACTGCTGCATTACTATTTGGTGCTATTGCTATTTTATTTATGGATTTATCAAGTAATGTTTGCATGCAACCATTCCGCATGATTATTGGAGATATGGTTAATGAAAATCAGAAGGACAAAGCATGGTCTTGGCAACAAGCTTTCAGTAACCTAGGAGGCGTACTTGCTACTATTCTACCGTTCGTCCTAACTTACTTTGGTGTTGCAAACACGGCGCAAAAAGGCGTTGTCCCTCTTTCTGTAAGAATTGCGTTTTATATTGGTGCCATTATTTTATTAGGCATCTCAGCATATACTATTCATACGGTTAAGGAATATGATCCTGACACGTACGCACTTTATCATCATATCGATCCTGAACAACATAAGCACACCAAACCTATTTGGCAATTAGTAAAAGAAGCCCCGAAAGCTTTCTGGGAAGTTGCCCTCGTTCAACTATTTGCCTGGATTGGTATTCAATATATGTGGACTTATACTACTGGTGCTATCGCCGAAAACGTTTGGCACACAACTAATGCTGCTTCGGCTGGCTATCAAGCTGCCGGTAATTGGTATGGAATCTTGACCTTCATTCAATCAATGGCCGCCGTTCTATATGGTTTCTTAGTTCTTTCACGGACTAATCCATACAAGCGAAAGTTTTGGTATCGCTTTGGCTTAGCTAGCTTCGCAGTTGGCCTCGTTTGGGTATTCTTCATTCACAACCAGTACCTATTAATTGCCCCATTCTGTTTAATCGGTATCGGCTTCTTTACGGTGCATGTCGAGCCCTTTAATATCTTTACTTCTTCACTAGATGGTGCCAATGAAGGCTCATATATTGGAATTTTTAACGGTACGATTTGCTTGCCACAAATTCTCGCATCCGTTGCCAGCTTTATGGTCTTTAAATTCGTTGGTAATTCGATGCCTGGAATGATGCTTATTGCTGGTATCTCAATGTTCATCGCAGTACTTGCCATTAGTATTATTAAGCAAGACAAGCCTCAAGAAGATTTGTCAGAGAATCCAACTAAATAA
- a CDS encoding LacI family DNA-binding transcriptional regulator, translating into MKPTIKDIAAKTGFSIATVSRVLAKKQGTYSDKTQERILKVAKDLGYRKNTLAMELVKKKTDVIAVIVNVTPTNFSSGIIDGIQQRATEIGLQVIILYAGNRNTELQHQAIVTALERTVSGILLMAIEPDKADLQLLTESKTPFCFVSINLADERVKSVSSDNYQAAYLATKYLISHGHRTIGLAGIDHYHTGSQRLAGYQAALKNYSIHGQAEWVQPGDYSYQAGYNVFNAYQELGITGVVAASDMTAAGLQKAAQESNVKLPGALSVVSIDGTLICDIATPALTSVTQNFVQIGIESVNCLVGKSATRLVPVTLVERESVATI; encoded by the coding sequence ATGAAGCCAACAATCAAAGATATTGCCGCTAAAACTGGCTTTTCAATTGCTACAGTGTCACGAGTGTTGGCGAAAAAACAGGGTACATATAGCGACAAGACTCAGGAGCGTATTTTAAAAGTTGCTAAGGATCTCGGCTATCGGAAGAATACACTAGCCATGGAATTGGTTAAAAAGAAGACGGACGTGATTGCCGTTATTGTCAACGTCACGCCGACGAATTTTTCAAGTGGAATTATTGATGGTATTCAACAGCGCGCGACTGAGATCGGGTTACAGGTTATTATTCTATATGCTGGTAATCGGAATACCGAGTTACAACATCAAGCAATTGTGACCGCCTTGGAACGTACTGTTTCAGGTATTTTGTTAATGGCGATTGAACCAGATAAAGCAGACTTACAATTATTAACAGAATCAAAGACACCGTTTTGTTTTGTTTCGATCAATCTAGCAGATGAACGCGTCAAATCCGTTAGCTCTGACAATTATCAGGCGGCCTATTTGGCGACAAAGTATTTAATTTCGCATGGTCATCGGACAATTGGCCTAGCCGGAATCGACCATTATCATACAGGTAGTCAACGGCTTGCTGGGTATCAAGCGGCGTTAAAAAATTATTCGATTCATGGGCAAGCTGAATGGGTGCAACCCGGAGATTATAGTTATCAGGCTGGTTATAATGTTTTTAATGCTTATCAAGAGCTGGGCATTACTGGGGTTGTTGCAGCTAGTGATATGACGGCGGCCGGACTACAAAAGGCTGCTCAGGAGAGTAATGTGAAGCTACCTGGGGCGCTTTCTGTTGTCAGCATTGATGGAACGCTCATCTGCGATATTGCGACTCCTGCGTTGACAAGTGTTACCCAGAATTTTGTCCAGATTGGTATTGAAAGTGTTAATTGTTTGGTTGGCAAATCTGCCACGCGGTTAGTCCCAGTCACATTGGTTGAACGTGAGAGTGTTGCAACTATATAA